One genomic segment of Rhizobium viscosum includes these proteins:
- a CDS encoding Nramp family divalent metal transporter, with protein sequence MDIVNPNAKGGWRTERGEASLSDVYRTVGTGRHSSTWRRAAAFLGPGYMVAVGYMDPGNWATSLAGGSKFGYALLTVALLSNIMAIVLQSLCARLAIGSGRDLAQACRDAYPSYVAVPLWAFAEIAIIATDIAEVIGTAIGLNLLFGIPLEIGVVITALDVFVILLLQRLGFRWMEAFIITLLGVIAICFAVQIFLADPQWGAVIRGFLPTPEVVTNPEMLYLALGILGATVMPHNLYLHSGIVQTRSYGHTVPEKKEALTFATIDSTVALCFALLINASILILAAAAFNANGKTDVVELGEAHSLLSPLLGLAIAPTLFGIALLCCGLNSTVTATLAGQIVMEGFLKIRLKPWVRRLITRAIAIVPAAFVTIWYGDQGTAELLILTQVVLSLQLSFAVFPLVMFTASKAKMGELVAPRWLSAVAYVVAVVIAGLNVKLLLDFVTGG encoded by the coding sequence ATGGACATCGTAAATCCGAATGCAAAGGGCGGCTGGCGGACCGAGCGCGGGGAGGCTTCGCTCTCCGACGTCTACCGTACGGTTGGTACGGGGCGGCACAGCTCCACGTGGCGGCGGGCGGCAGCCTTCCTCGGCCCCGGCTACATGGTGGCGGTCGGCTACATGGATCCTGGCAACTGGGCGACCTCGCTCGCCGGCGGATCGAAGTTCGGCTATGCGCTGCTGACCGTCGCACTGCTTTCGAACATCATGGCAATCGTGCTGCAATCGCTTTGCGCGCGTCTTGCCATCGGCTCCGGCCGCGACCTCGCGCAGGCCTGTCGCGATGCCTATCCAAGCTATGTGGCCGTACCGCTCTGGGCCTTTGCGGAAATCGCCATCATCGCCACTGATATTGCCGAAGTGATCGGGACGGCGATCGGCCTCAATCTGCTTTTTGGAATTCCGCTCGAGATCGGCGTGGTGATCACCGCGCTCGACGTCTTCGTCATCCTTCTCCTGCAAAGGCTCGGCTTCCGCTGGATGGAGGCCTTCATCATTACGCTGCTCGGCGTCATCGCAATCTGCTTTGCGGTGCAGATCTTCCTGGCCGACCCGCAATGGGGCGCCGTCATAAGGGGCTTCCTGCCTACGCCCGAGGTCGTCACCAACCCGGAAATGCTCTACCTGGCACTCGGTATTCTCGGCGCGACCGTGATGCCGCACAATCTCTACCTTCACTCCGGCATCGTGCAGACGCGCTCCTACGGCCATACCGTGCCGGAAAAGAAGGAAGCGCTGACCTTTGCCACAATCGACTCCACCGTGGCTCTCTGCTTCGCGCTCCTGATCAACGCCTCGATCCTTATCCTCGCTGCGGCCGCCTTCAATGCCAACGGCAAGACGGATGTAGTGGAACTTGGTGAGGCGCATTCGCTGCTGTCGCCGCTGCTCGGCCTTGCGATTGCGCCGACGCTCTTCGGCATCGCGCTGCTCTGCTGCGGCTTGAATTCCACGGTCACCGCCACGCTTGCCGGGCAGATCGTCATGGAAGGCTTCCTGAAAATCCGGTTGAAGCCCTGGGTGCGGCGCCTGATCACCCGCGCCATCGCCATCGTTCCCGCGGCTTTCGTGACAATCTGGTACGGCGATCAAGGCACGGCGGAACTGCTTATCCTGACCCAGGTGGTGCTCAGCCTGCAGCTTTCCTTCGCCGTCTTCCCGCTTGTGATGTTCACAGCCAGCAAGGCGAAGATGGGGGAACTTGTCGCTCCGAGATGGCTCAGCGCCGTCGCCTATGTGGTCGCTGTCGTGATTGCCGGCCTGAACGTCAAGCTGCTCCTCGACTTTGTGACCGGCGGCTAA
- a CDS encoding tRNA1(Val) (adenine(37)-N6)-methyltransferase — protein MTQAVTDTIDAFHRGLFHIVQPKGRGHRAGMDAMLLAALVADDRPIKVADLGAGAGAAGLAVASRLAKAEVVLFERSAEMADYARRSIELPDNAHMAGRVSVVEADVTLTARARNDAGLIDESFDHVIMNPPFNDAGDRRTPDALKAEAHAMTDDLFESWIRTAGAIMIPGGQLSLIARPQSIAEIIDACGRRFGGIEITAIHPREGENAVRILVTAIKGSRARLSLRAPLVMHEEGSHKFSPLVDDFNNGRAAYARL, from the coding sequence ATGACACAGGCGGTGACTGACACGATAGACGCCTTTCATCGCGGCCTTTTCCATATTGTCCAGCCGAAGGGCAGGGGCCATCGCGCCGGCATGGACGCCATGCTGCTCGCTGCTCTCGTTGCCGATGATCGCCCGATCAAGGTGGCCGATCTTGGTGCCGGAGCCGGTGCAGCCGGCCTTGCGGTCGCCTCCCGCCTTGCAAAGGCCGAGGTCGTACTTTTCGAGCGATCGGCGGAGATGGCCGACTACGCCCGCCGCAGCATCGAACTGCCTGACAACGCCCATATGGCGGGCCGCGTCTCGGTCGTTGAAGCCGATGTCACACTGACGGCCAGGGCGCGAAACGACGCAGGTCTCATCGACGAAAGCTTCGATCACGTTATTATGAACCCGCCGTTCAACGATGCCGGCGACCGCAGGACGCCGGATGCGCTGAAGGCTGAAGCCCACGCCATGACCGATGACCTTTTCGAGAGCTGGATCCGCACGGCCGGCGCCATCATGATACCGGGCGGACAATTATCGCTGATCGCGAGGCCGCAATCGATCGCGGAGATCATTGACGCCTGCGGCAGGCGCTTCGGCGGCATCGAGATCACGGCCATTCATCCGCGTGAGGGGGAAAACGCCGTCCGCATTCTCGTGACGGCGATCAAGGGCTCACGGGCACGGCTTTCGCTGCGTGCGCCCCTCGTTATGCACGAAGAGGGGAGCCACAAGTTCTCCCCTCTCGTCGATGATTTCAACAATGGCCGCGCGGCCTATGCTAGGCTTTAG
- a CDS encoding putative signal transducing protein, whose product MHELIRANDPVLLSFAESLMKDAGIACFIADQGMSVLEGSLGMLPRRLLVDEAMADQARRILTDAGLGGELRERK is encoded by the coding sequence ATGCATGAGCTTATCCGCGCAAACGATCCCGTTCTGCTCTCATTTGCCGAGAGCCTCATGAAGGATGCGGGAATTGCGTGCTTCATCGCCGATCAGGGGATGAGCGTGCTGGAGGGCTCGCTCGGCATGCTGCCGCGCCGCCTCTTGGTTGACGAGGCGATGGCCGATCAGGCCCGGCGCATCCTCACCGATGCGGGTCTCGGCGGCGAATTGCGCGAGCGGAAGTGA
- a CDS encoding polyprenyl synthetase family protein translates to MGVVIPLEENKNKLASIKPLVDLTKADMERVNQLILSKAGSDVQMIPEVANHLISSGGKRLRPMLTLAAASLFNYRGENHVKLATSVEFMHTATLLHDDVVDESDLRRGKSTARTIWGNQASVLVGDFLLGQAFRMMVEVGSLEALDVLSSAACVIAEGEVLQLSVAKNMETTEDDYLSVIRAKTAALFAAAAEVGPIVAETSKSNRNALKSYGMNLGLAFQLVDDALDYGGKAADLGKNVGDDFREGKITLPVILAYRRGTQDERAFWRDAIEGGNSSDANLEKALGLITKYGTLNDTIQRAVHYGTIARDALAPLPDSPWKSALIEVIDFCIERVN, encoded by the coding sequence TTGGGCGTGGTCATACCGCTTGAAGAAAACAAAAACAAACTGGCTTCCATCAAGCCGCTGGTGGATCTCACCAAGGCGGATATGGAGCGGGTGAACCAGCTTATCCTTTCCAAGGCCGGCTCCGATGTCCAGATGATCCCGGAGGTGGCGAACCATCTCATCTCCTCCGGCGGCAAGCGCCTGCGGCCGATGCTGACGCTCGCTGCGGCCTCGCTCTTCAATTACAGGGGCGAGAATCACGTCAAGCTCGCCACGTCAGTCGAGTTCATGCATACGGCAACGCTGCTGCATGACGACGTGGTGGACGAAAGCGACCTGCGCCGCGGCAAGTCGACCGCACGCACGATCTGGGGCAATCAGGCAAGCGTTCTGGTCGGCGACTTCCTCCTCGGTCAGGCCTTCCGCATGATGGTGGAAGTCGGCTCGCTGGAAGCGCTCGATGTTCTTTCCTCTGCCGCCTGCGTCATCGCCGAGGGCGAAGTGCTGCAGCTTTCCGTCGCAAAGAACATGGAAACGACCGAGGATGACTACCTCTCGGTCATCCGTGCCAAGACGGCAGCACTCTTTGCCGCTGCCGCCGAAGTCGGCCCGATCGTTGCCGAGACCAGCAAGTCCAACCGCAACGCACTGAAATCCTACGGTATGAATCTTGGTCTCGCCTTCCAGCTCGTCGACGACGCGCTGGATTACGGCGGCAAGGCGGCCGATCTCGGCAAGAATGTCGGAGACGATTTCCGCGAGGGCAAGATTACGCTTCCCGTCATCCTCGCCTATCGCCGTGGCACGCAGGACGAGCGTGCTTTCTGGCGTGATGCGATCGAAGGCGGCAACAGCAGCGATGCCAATCTGGAAAAGGCGCTTGGCCTGATCACCAAATACGGCACGCTCAACGACACGATCCAACGGGCCGTGCACTATGGCACGATCGCACGGGATGCGCTGGCACCGCTGCCGGACAGCCCCTGGAAATCGGCCCTGATAGAAGTCATCGATTTCTGCATCGAGCGCGTGAACTGA
- a CDS encoding tetratricopeptide repeat protein: protein MRQRFVTRLLSSAALAAVLSLGGIGGVSAEDAAKADDAGKTVTFDPDSVTTFSGAFLAARTADVDHDYPTAIELYKKALQIEPGNPEIRQRLMISLLLNGDIKDGVKYANDLKSDPTVERITTIVRGMDAMRRGEFKTAESILKYDGPNDLDRMMNDLLLAWARVGAGRGKEGLAMVEKMKGPDWVRIFQNYNAGAIAIVNGDVKSARQHLNDAVLDKEGGATAPDTFMRAIMALARLEASQGNKQKALDAVSVGDNLLPNYTPLNALRDSIEKGEKQEQQVKSAEEGAAGVLFSVGGALNRDGAEDIVSLYLQTANALDPNSADTLVLLGGIAEKQNQMDRAIALYQKVPANSPMRRISELQLGLALAQGGKVDEARKHLQALIASDPKDVRSYLAYGSVLSDAKDYQAMADNYDKAVEVIGPLPGRADWSVFFQRGIAYERLKKWDQAEPNFRKALDLNPNQPQVLNYLGYSWIDMNRNLDEGLEMIKKAVELRPDDGYIIDSLGWAYFRLNRYNDAVDELERAAQIKAGDATINDHLGDAYWRVGRELEAVYQWNRALASEPEEAAIPKIKEKVANGLPAQDDDSKTVDKKQPDPQPVTPPPVDKKS from the coding sequence ATGCGGCAGAGATTTGTCACCCGTCTCCTTTCGAGCGCAGCCCTGGCGGCAGTGCTTTCGCTCGGCGGGATCGGCGGTGTGAGTGCCGAAGACGCGGCTAAGGCGGATGATGCCGGCAAGACCGTGACTTTCGATCCGGACAGCGTCACCACTTTCTCGGGCGCGTTTCTCGCTGCCCGCACGGCCGATGTGGACCACGACTATCCGACGGCGATCGAGCTCTACAAGAAAGCCTTGCAAATCGAGCCGGGCAATCCGGAAATCCGCCAGCGCCTGATGATCTCGCTGCTCTTGAACGGCGACATCAAGGACGGCGTGAAATATGCCAACGACCTGAAGAGCGACCCGACCGTCGAGCGGATTACCACGATCGTGCGCGGCATGGATGCGATGCGCCGCGGCGAGTTCAAGACGGCGGAATCGATCCTGAAATATGACGGGCCCAACGATCTCGACCGCATGATGAACGACCTCCTGCTGGCCTGGGCGCGTGTCGGCGCCGGCCGCGGCAAGGAAGGGCTCGCCATGGTCGAGAAGATGAAGGGACCGGACTGGGTCCGCATCTTCCAGAACTACAATGCCGGTGCGATCGCGATCGTCAACGGCGACGTCAAATCTGCCCGCCAGCATCTCAATGATGCTGTGCTGGACAAGGAAGGCGGCGCAACGGCACCCGACACGTTCATGCGCGCCATCATGGCGCTCGCACGCCTCGAAGCCTCGCAGGGCAACAAGCAGAAGGCGCTCGACGCTGTCTCGGTCGGCGACAACCTGCTGCCGAACTACACGCCGCTGAACGCGCTGCGCGACAGTATCGAAAAGGGCGAAAAGCAGGAACAGCAGGTCAAGAGTGCGGAAGAAGGTGCGGCCGGCGTGCTGTTTTCGGTCGGCGGCGCGCTGAACCGTGACGGCGCCGAAGACATTGTTTCGCTCTATCTGCAGACGGCCAACGCGCTTGATCCGAACAGTGCCGACACGCTGGTTCTGCTCGGCGGCATTGCCGAAAAGCAGAACCAGATGGACCGGGCGATTGCGCTTTACCAGAAGGTGCCGGCGAATTCGCCGATGCGCCGCATCTCCGAGCTGCAGCTGGGCCTCGCGCTCGCGCAAGGCGGCAAGGTGGACGAAGCCCGCAAGCACCTTCAGGCGCTGATCGCTTCCGACCCGAAGGATGTCAGGAGCTATCTTGCCTATGGCAGCGTGCTTTCCGACGCCAAGGACTATCAGGCGATGGCCGACAATTACGACAAGGCCGTCGAAGTGATCGGGCCGCTGCCGGGCCGCGCAGACTGGAGCGTCTTCTTCCAGCGCGGCATCGCTTATGAGCGGCTGAAGAAGTGGGACCAGGCGGAGCCGAATTTCCGCAAGGCGCTCGACCTCAATCCGAACCAGCCGCAGGTTCTCAACTATCTCGGCTATTCCTGGATCGACATGAACCGCAACCTCGATGAAGGCCTTGAGATGATCAAGAAGGCCGTCGAGCTGCGTCCTGACGACGGTTACATCATTGACTCGCTCGGCTGGGCCTATTTCCGTCTCAACCGTTACAACGATGCCGTTGATGAGCTGGAGCGTGCTGCGCAGATCAAGGCTGGCGACGCGACGATCAACGACCATCTCGGCGATGCCTACTGGCGTGTCGGCCGCGAGCTGGAAGCCGTCTATCAGTGGAACCGAGCACTGGCCTCCGAACCAGAGGAAGCGGCGATTCCGAAGATAAAGGAAAAGGTCGCCAATGGCCTGCCTGCACAGGATGACGACTCCAAGACCGTCGACAAGAAGCAGCCGGACCCGCAGCCGGTAACGCCGCCGCCGGTCGACAAGAAATCCTGA
- a CDS encoding 4-(cytidine 5'-diphospho)-2-C-methyl-D-erythritol kinase: protein MPDMGMPLSVTGDFAVTEDACAKINLALHVTGQRPDGYHLLEMLVTFARHGDRLGFAPADADDFTLSGQFADVLADDPGTNLVLKARDLLRETAGDAPPVRIHLEKNLPVASGIGGGSADAAATLRGLMRLWGVTLPAETVAALALKLGADVPMCLKSTPLIARGIGEQIETADALPSFAMVLANPLKSVSTPEIFQRLVTKNNPPLVLKKTQHWMEAIRATRNDLEMPARELVPEIAEISNMLAAEGALFTRMSGSGATCFGIFETPVAALRAAERLHAARPDWYFQSTETFAGGA from the coding sequence ATGCCTGACATGGGCATGCCACTTTCCGTGACAGGCGACTTTGCCGTTACCGAAGATGCCTGCGCAAAAATCAATCTGGCCCTGCATGTGACGGGCCAGAGGCCTGACGGCTACCACCTTCTTGAAATGCTGGTGACATTTGCGCGCCATGGCGACCGGCTGGGCTTTGCGCCTGCCGATGCCGATGATTTCACGCTTTCCGGCCAGTTCGCCGACGTGCTTGCCGATGACCCCGGCACCAATCTGGTGCTGAAGGCGCGTGACCTGTTGCGAGAAACGGCAGGTGATGCTCCGCCCGTGCGCATCCATCTGGAAAAGAATCTGCCGGTCGCTTCCGGAATCGGCGGCGGCTCTGCCGATGCGGCCGCGACGCTGCGCGGGCTGATGCGCCTGTGGGGCGTGACGCTTCCCGCTGAGACCGTTGCCGCCCTCGCGCTGAAGCTTGGGGCCGACGTGCCGATGTGCCTGAAAAGCACGCCACTGATTGCCCGCGGTATCGGTGAACAGATAGAGACCGCCGATGCCCTGCCCTCCTTCGCCATGGTGCTCGCCAATCCGTTGAAAAGCGTTTCCACGCCCGAGATCTTCCAGCGGCTTGTCACCAAGAACAATCCTCCGCTCGTCCTGAAGAAGACGCAGCACTGGATGGAAGCCATACGGGCGACACGCAATGATCTTGAGATGCCGGCGCGGGAACTGGTTCCCGAAATCGCCGAGATTTCAAACATGCTCGCGGCAGAAGGCGCGCTTTTCACCCGCATGTCCGGCTCTGGCGCGACCTGCTTCGGCATTTTCGAGACACCCGTTGCTGCGCTGCGCGCCGCTGAGCGTCTTCACGCGGCCCGCCCGGACTGGTATTTCCAGTCGACCGAGACTTTCGCAGGAGGTGCATGA
- the moaB gene encoding molybdenum cofactor biosynthesis protein B, whose translation MAGLDEKRAFIPLGIAVLTVSDTRTLADDKSGDTLVARIAEAGHQLVDRDIVPDDRERITARVRAWTEAKEIDVVITTGGTGFTGRDVTPDALEPLFEKRMDGFSAVFHRISYDKIGTSTIQSRATAGVANATFIFVLPGSPGACKDAWDGILKAQLDYRQMPCNFVEIMPRLDEHLKRGATK comes from the coding sequence ATGGCAGGCCTGGATGAAAAACGAGCTTTTATACCCCTCGGCATTGCGGTTCTGACCGTTTCGGATACGCGTACGCTGGCGGACGACAAATCCGGCGACACGCTGGTGGCACGGATTGCGGAAGCCGGACATCAGCTGGTCGACCGCGACATCGTGCCTGACGACCGCGAGAGAATCACCGCACGCGTGCGCGCCTGGACGGAAGCCAAGGAGATCGACGTCGTCATCACCACGGGTGGGACCGGCTTCACCGGCCGCGACGTGACACCCGACGCGTTGGAACCGCTCTTCGAAAAGAGGATGGACGGGTTTTCGGCCGTGTTCCACCGCATTTCCTACGACAAGATCGGAACCTCGACGATCCAGTCGCGCGCCACGGCAGGTGTTGCCAACGCCACCTTCATCTTCGTGCTGCCGGGCTCGCCCGGCGCCTGCAAAGATGCGTGGGACGGCATATTGAAGGCGCAGCTCGACTACCGGCAGATGCCCTGCAATTTCGTGGAGATCATGCCGCGCCTGGACGAGCACCTCAAGCGCGGCGCGACGAAATAG
- a CDS encoding glycosyl transferase → MLTVVLECQDQEPELAQTLSVLVAGAVEGLVSDVVVLDHGSRDGTSRVADAAGCRFHSQWDIKDIIRSARGEWLLFVEPGARPQAGWIDEVSEYVALNKVSARFTASRGYRRPFFQRVGRARPPLELGLLMPKKLAISVAKSGMRLTEFVKAQKPRQLSSELIPSWVARAAR, encoded by the coding sequence ATGTTGACTGTCGTTCTTGAATGCCAGGATCAGGAACCTGAACTGGCCCAGACTCTATCGGTATTGGTGGCAGGCGCCGTGGAAGGTCTCGTCAGCGACGTGGTCGTGCTTGATCACGGCTCACGCGACGGCACCTCGCGGGTGGCGGATGCCGCCGGCTGCCGTTTCCATTCGCAGTGGGATATCAAGGACATCATCCGCTCCGCTCGCGGCGAATGGCTGCTCTTCGTCGAGCCGGGCGCAAGACCTCAGGCGGGCTGGATCGACGAAGTCTCGGAATATGTGGCCTTGAATAAGGTCTCGGCGCGCTTTACTGCCTCCCGAGGTTATCGCCGCCCTTTTTTCCAGCGCGTTGGCCGTGCCAGGCCGCCGCTGGAACTGGGCTTGCTCATGCCGAAGAAACTTGCCATTTCAGTTGCAAAGAGCGGCATGCGCCTTACAGAATTCGTCAAGGCACAGAAGCCACGCCAGCTCTCCAGCGAATTGATTCCCTCCTGGGTCGCCCGCGCCGCGCGATAG
- a CDS encoding PA0069 family radical SAM protein has product MRPQSLAGQAAFAPANTADIADAMIAASGLRIEVDRRRGRGAGLNPSGRFEPTQREAFDDGWQTIEELPPFKTDVQIEKPRTAITRNESPDLSFDRSINPYRGCEHGCIYCFARPTHAYMGLSAGLDFESKLFAKPDAPKLLERELAKPGYKVRVIAIGTNTDPYQPIEKEWRIMRQILDVLNKANHPVAIVTKSAMILRDLDILTEMAAKNIVRVGISVTTLDRKLARLMEPRASTPTRRLEAIRGLSEAGVRTSVMAAPIIPALNDHELERILDAAKAAGAGEASYVLLRLPLEVSPLFRDWLLQNYPDRYRHVMSLVRSMRGGKDYDAEFGKRMKGAGPYAWQIARRFEMAAKRLELTRRSLALRDDLFVPPNGSGVQLSLL; this is encoded by the coding sequence ATGAGACCACAGTCCCTTGCAGGGCAGGCCGCATTTGCGCCTGCCAATACGGCGGATATTGCCGACGCGATGATCGCGGCCTCGGGGCTGCGCATAGAGGTTGACCGGCGGCGTGGCCGCGGCGCGGGGCTGAACCCGAGCGGCCGCTTCGAACCGACCCAGCGCGAGGCCTTCGATGATGGCTGGCAGACGATTGAGGAACTGCCGCCCTTCAAGACGGATGTGCAGATCGAGAAGCCGCGCACGGCGATCACCCGCAACGAGTCCCCCGATCTTTCCTTCGACCGGTCGATCAATCCCTATCGTGGCTGCGAGCATGGCTGCATCTACTGTTTCGCCCGGCCGACACATGCCTATATGGGTCTCTCGGCGGGGCTGGATTTCGAAAGCAAGCTTTTTGCCAAGCCGGACGCGCCGAAGCTTCTGGAGCGCGAGCTCGCCAAGCCTGGCTACAAGGTCCGCGTCATCGCGATCGGCACCAACACCGATCCCTACCAGCCGATCGAGAAGGAATGGCGCATCATGCGGCAGATCCTCGACGTGCTGAACAAGGCGAACCACCCGGTTGCGATCGTCACCAAGTCGGCGATGATCCTGCGCGATCTCGATATTCTCACGGAGATGGCGGCGAAGAACATCGTGCGTGTCGGTATTTCGGTCACGACGCTCGATCGCAAGCTTGCGCGCCTGATGGAGCCGCGGGCCTCGACGCCGACGCGCAGGCTGGAGGCGATCCGTGGGCTTTCCGAGGCCGGTGTGCGCACATCAGTGATGGCTGCGCCGATTATCCCGGCGCTCAACGATCATGAGCTGGAGCGTATTCTGGATGCTGCGAAGGCGGCAGGCGCAGGAGAGGCAAGTTATGTGCTGCTGCGGCTGCCGCTGGAAGTGAGTCCGCTGTTCCGCGACTGGTTGCTGCAGAATTATCCTGATCGCTATCGTCACGTCATGTCGCTGGTGCGCTCGATGCGTGGCGGCAAGGATTATGACGCCGAGTTCGGCAAACGCATGAAAGGTGCCGGCCCCTACGCGTGGCAAATCGCCCGACGCTTCGAGATGGCGGCAAAGCGGCTGGAGTTGACCCGTCGAAGCCTTGCCTTGCGCGACGATCTCTTCGTGCCGCCAAATGGAAGCGGCGTGCAGCTTTCGTTGCTTTGA
- a CDS encoding ribonuclease HII, which yields MKRRTSPDSPLLFEEFPLVPDFRLELKARKAGHWPVAGADEAGRGPLAGPVVAAAVILDPKRIPEGLNDSKQLSAQKREELFVQILATATVSIASSSSTRIDETDIRKASLDAMRRAICGLSVPASYVLTDGLDVPAGLDCPGQAVVKGDARSVSIAAASIVAKVTRDRMMARAHLVFPEYGFAAHVGYGTTQHRSGIEKHGPCSLHRMSFRPLRKDGVVGDVNGEMLED from the coding sequence ATGAAACGTCGCACGTCACCCGATTCTCCTCTGCTTTTTGAAGAGTTCCCCCTCGTGCCGGATTTCCGGCTGGAGCTGAAGGCTCGCAAGGCCGGCCACTGGCCTGTCGCAGGCGCCGATGAAGCCGGACGCGGACCGCTGGCAGGCCCTGTCGTTGCTGCAGCCGTGATCCTCGATCCCAAGCGTATTCCTGAGGGCCTCAACGATTCCAAACAGCTTTCGGCGCAGAAGCGCGAGGAGCTCTTCGTCCAAATTCTTGCGACCGCTACGGTTTCCATCGCCTCATCCAGTTCGACACGCATCGACGAAACCGATATCCGCAAGGCAAGCCTCGACGCCATGCGCCGCGCGATCTGCGGCCTTTCCGTACCAGCAAGCTATGTGCTGACGGACGGGCTAGACGTGCCGGCAGGGCTCGACTGCCCCGGGCAGGCCGTGGTGAAGGGTGACGCGCGATCTGTTTCGATCGCCGCCGCGTCTATCGTGGCGAAGGTGACTCGCGACCGAATGATGGCGCGCGCACATCTGGTGTTTCCCGAATATGGTTTTGCTGCTCATGTCGGATATGGCACGACGCAGCATCGCTCCGGCATCGAGAAGCACGGACCGTGCTCGCTGCACCGGATGAGCTTCCGGCCGCTCCGCAAGGACGGCGTCGTGGGAGATGTGAATGGAGAGATGCTGGAGGATTAG
- a CDS encoding F0F1 ATP synthase subunit B gives MEFAFDATFFAFVGLVLFLALVVYLKVPGMMAKSLDDRADQIRNELAEAKRLREEAQHLLAEYQRKRKEAEAEAAHIVAAAEREAEMLTAEAKKKTEEFVANRTALSEQKIKQAEADAMKAVRSAAVDLAIAAAESVIGKQADGKVQSELFGQAVGEVKTRLN, from the coding sequence ATGGAATTTGCTTTTGATGCAACTTTCTTCGCCTTCGTTGGCCTCGTTCTCTTCCTGGCGCTGGTCGTCTATCTGAAGGTTCCGGGCATGATGGCGAAGTCGCTTGACGACCGCGCCGACCAGATCCGCAACGAGTTGGCGGAAGCCAAGCGTCTGCGCGAAGAGGCCCAGCACCTGCTCGCTGAATATCAGCGCAAGCGCAAGGAAGCTGAGGCCGAAGCCGCTCACATTGTTGCAGCTGCCGAGCGCGAAGCTGAAATGCTGACCGCCGAGGCGAAGAAGAAGACGGAAGAATTCGTCGCCAACCGCACGGCGCTGTCCGAGCAGAAGATCAAGCAGGCTGAAGCCGACGCAATGAAGGCTGTTCGCTCTGCTGCAGTCGATCTCGCCATTGCAGCCGCTGAATCCGTTATCGGCAAGCAGGCTGATGGCAAGGTTCAGTCCGAACTCTTCGGTCAGGCCGTCGGCGAAGTGAAGACCCGTCTGAACTGA
- a CDS encoding F0F1 ATP synthase subunit B, protein MYFVTPAYAEEAPAGTATDAHAAPAAGEVHTETGVAEGEHARGPFPPFDSSTYASQLLWLVITFVIFYLLMQKVIAPRIGSILEQRHNRISQDVEEAGRLKAEADAAVATYEGELAAARTKANSIGTAARDAAKVKAEEDRRAVEASLTEKLKAAEARIADVKAKAFADVGAIAEETAAAVVEQLVGSSAAQSDVTAAVAAAKKEA, encoded by the coding sequence ATGTACTTTGTGACCCCGGCCTACGCTGAAGAGGCACCGGCGGGAACCGCGACGGATGCGCATGCCGCTCCGGCTGCCGGCGAGGTTCATACCGAGACCGGCGTCGCCGAAGGCGAGCACGCGCGTGGGCCTTTCCCGCCTTTCGATTCGTCGACCTATGCATCCCAGCTTCTGTGGCTGGTGATTACGTTTGTCATTTTCTACCTGCTCATGCAAAAGGTCATTGCCCCGCGCATCGGCTCCATCCTCGAGCAGCGTCACAACCGCATCTCGCAGGATGTCGAAGAAGCCGGCCGCTTGAAGGCTGAGGCCGACGCCGCCGTCGCAACCTATGAAGGTGAGCTTGCCGCTGCCCGCACCAAGGCGAATTCGATCGGCACTGCCGCTCGTGATGCCGCCAAGGTCAAGGCCGAGGAAGACCGCCGCGCCGTCGAGGCAAGCCTGACCGAAAAGCTGAAGGCTGCCGAGGCCCGCATCGCCGATGTGAAGGCAAAGGCTTTTGCCGATGTCGGTGCCATCGCCGAGGAAACCGCAGCAGCGGTTGTCGAGCAACTCGTCGGCAGCTCCGCTGCCCAGTCTGATGTCACCGCTGCCGTTGCAGCCGCCAAGAAGGAGGCTTGA